A genomic stretch from Thermococcus sp. MV5 includes:
- a CDS encoding DUF63 family protein, translating into MESVERFIWEYFVRPMYTREGYNPYNTLVYAIVLGFAIIYTYRWIIRPLKIRVDERLFYSVTPMVVFGSTVRALVDGGILKPHPLILTPGIFFTAFILIVPAIFADSKLKTYPKITIGWGSLLALYVNYLLIINAKNWKPYELTVFYTLVFLLPILGYYRFKPFEKIYLFPVFAHIFDIGSTIVAIHYYGYREVHWLENILVQKFGAFVYYPWIVFILVVVYYGLRYLVPDEEERRFWYLAVYILGLGPAIRDPAQMILQIMS; encoded by the coding sequence ATGGAATCAGTTGAAAGGTTCATATGGGAATATTTTGTAAGACCAATGTATACAAGAGAAGGGTACAATCCATATAACACTCTTGTTTATGCCATTGTTTTGGGATTTGCAATTATTTATACTTACAGATGGATAATAAGACCACTAAAGATAAGAGTGGATGAAAGACTCTTCTATTCTGTTACTCCGATGGTGGTATTTGGTTCTACTGTTAGGGCCCTTGTAGATGGGGGAATTCTAAAACCACATCCTCTTATTTTGACTCCCGGAATATTTTTCACAGCATTTATTTTAATTGTGCCTGCGATCTTTGCTGATTCGAAACTAAAGACATATCCAAAAATAACAATAGGATGGGGTTCTTTGCTGGCCCTTTATGTTAACTATCTTCTCATAATCAATGCTAAGAATTGGAAGCCATATGAGCTAACAGTATTCTATACACTAGTTTTTTTACTGCCAATTTTGGGGTATTATAGATTCAAACCCTTTGAAAAGATATATCTTTTCCCAGTGTTTGCCCACATCTTTGATATAGGCTCTACAATTGTTGCAATCCACTATTATGGTTATAGAGAAGTACACTGGCTGGAGAATATCTTGGTTCAAAAGTTTGGGGCTTTTGTCTATTATCCGTGGATAGTGTTCATTCTTGTGGTAGTTTATTATGGTCTGAGATACCTTGTTCCAGACGAAGAGGAGAGGAGATTCTGGTATTTGGCTGTTTATATCTTAGGACTTGGGCCAGCAATTAGAGATCCGGCCCAAATGATCCTTCAGATTATGAGTTAA
- a CDS encoding DUF5305 family protein, which yields MDIKSMIDVENLKKLVTRREVLAVSLVLFLFFAFYSVKLLGVRSTVTTQSVLGKYTQEGELIHVALLRNNTLYGERLRRTEYPIPLVGNFVLTYSYRFTPMTSIEGKYNVKWIVRYFVNRGSEEVILWEEKLFEESGNLEKGKFTVQYVLNLTQLNERSEEISNQLGLKRLNRKIIFTANVKTSGMVYGREINENFEHTSSLIRDSGSGLYYFTSEKEVVERSIIERQTQRTRVSKYGVTMYADTAKKVMPLLALLFLTPLIGGVYTIKSQRPKNEFKDLTPYITEGAPIDVEKKVILATKDDLKKTFDLLDKPILHYTEGGEDIYVIIDDGIAYEYRHKKST from the coding sequence ATGGATATTAAAAGTATGATTGATGTAGAAAACTTGAAAAAACTGGTAACTAGGAGGGAAGTTCTAGCTGTATCACTAGTGCTCTTCCTATTTTTTGCATTTTACTCAGTGAAACTTTTGGGGGTTAGGTCAACGGTAACTACTCAAAGTGTTCTTGGAAAATACACACAAGAGGGCGAGTTAATTCATGTCGCCCTTTTAAGAAATAACACTCTTTATGGTGAGAGGCTCAGGAGAACAGAATACCCGATCCCTCTGGTTGGAAATTTTGTCTTAACGTACAGTTATCGTTTTACTCCCATGACTTCAATAGAGGGCAAATATAATGTGAAATGGATAGTACGGTATTTTGTCAATAGAGGGAGCGAAGAGGTAATACTATGGGAAGAGAAGCTATTCGAAGAATCTGGAAATCTAGAGAAAGGCAAGTTCACAGTTCAATATGTTCTAAACTTGACACAGTTGAATGAAAGAAGTGAAGAAATAAGTAATCAGCTTGGATTAAAGAGACTGAACAGAAAAATAATATTTACAGCAAATGTCAAAACAAGTGGCATGGTCTATGGAAGAGAAATTAATGAGAATTTTGAACACACCTCATCACTAATTAGAGATAGTGGAAGTGGATTGTACTATTTCACAAGTGAAAAGGAGGTAGTTGAGAGGTCAATAATAGAGAGACAGACCCAAAGAACAAGAGTTAGTAAATATGGCGTAACAATGTATGCTGATACTGCGAAGAAGGTCATGCCATTATTGGCTCTTTTGTTCTTGACTCCATTGATAGGAGGAGTCTACACTATCAAGAGCCAAAGACCAAAGAATGAGTTCAAAGATTTAACGCCATATATCACTGAAGGAGCACCTATTGATGTGGAAAAGAAAGTTATCTTAGCTACAAAAGATGATCTGAAGAAAACTTTTGATCTTTTAGACAAACCAATTCTCCATTACACAGAAGGTGGAGAGGACATTTATGTCATAATCGATGATGGCATAGCATACGAATACAGACATAAGAAGAGTACCTGA
- a CDS encoding DUF11 domain-containing protein: protein MRKIIPVILMLLLSSLIVIGSSGTFVYFNAEREVKVAVVPHDKEYLSFMCYDGYAATVVVDQNSQIDFDALTIGNYLNELERVWIWLDPDYSGLPSGVDMWIESEDMVEVPIDSQQYYTFLGNITVGTADPGTYIVPITFYARWDGGDAVVETCAIRVIILSGPTIEKILLSGNTTGIPLKTYQEWVFQIIVNNSGTPQNLTIKDTIPAEFDVLNVSASSGNATYYLAGGPYSATKLEWEVFLEAGESAHLNVTIATRMSPSGKFYRFTSCGTYNLNDGAQIVEYDITSNSLTVIAEVDCEDDGNCKDDCGGSSKKCC, encoded by the coding sequence ATGAGAAAAATTATTCCAGTCATACTTATGTTGCTACTATCTTCATTGATAGTCATTGGTTCAAGCGGGACTTTTGTCTACTTTAATGCAGAGAGGGAAGTAAAAGTTGCTGTGGTTCCCCATGATAAGGAATACTTAAGCTTCATGTGTTATGATGGATATGCAGCGACTGTCGTTGTTGATCAAAACAGTCAGATTGACTTTGACGCACTAACAATTGGCAACTATCTAAATGAACTTGAAAGGGTGTGGATCTGGCTTGATCCAGATTATTCAGGACTTCCTAGTGGAGTAGATATGTGGATAGAGAGTGAGGACATGGTAGAAGTGCCTATAGACTCTCAACAATACTACACGTTCTTGGGAAACATAACAGTAGGTACGGCTGATCCAGGTACATACATAGTGCCAATTACATTCTATGCCCGATGGGATGGTGGAGATGCAGTAGTAGAAACCTGTGCAATAAGAGTAATAATCCTAAGTGGTCCGACTATTGAGAAGATTCTCTTGAGCGGAAACACTACAGGAATTCCGCTAAAGACGTATCAAGAGTGGGTATTCCAGATAATTGTTAACAACTCAGGAACCCCCCAGAATTTGACGATTAAAGATACAATACCTGCTGAATTCGATGTCCTTAATGTATCTGCTAGTAGTGGGAATGCCACCTATTATTTAGCTGGGGGACCTTATTCTGCAACTAAGCTTGAGTGGGAGGTCTTTTTGGAGGCTGGTGAAAGTGCTCATTTGAATGTTACTATAGCAACACGGATGAGCCCATCTGGAAAGTTCTATAGATTTACCTCGTGTGGTACGTATAACCTAAATGATGGTGCACAGATTGTGGAATACGATATTACAAGCAACAGTCTGACGGTTATAGCTGAGGTAGATTGTGAAGACGACGGGAATTGTAAGGATGATTGTGGAGGATCCAGCAAAAAATGTTGTTGA
- a CDS encoding signal peptidase I: MKKLIEYLLILTISVIVLGSILGALLDRPIFMSYIYSDSMTPTLNKGDLFFINPFSKSADVGDVIVFNLRGRWTVHRVVGIVERGYITKGDNNVATDQQEGRAPPVSRGNVAGKVIMVGGSPLRIPRIGAYLQKGVSAQTKIILAGLLIVIGALAFTGEEKTHRKKKKKFIKVKFKTLYILASALLLVMLSVSIFVSWQVFSIEYAVTSAGGQREGWYLPGSTFEREIIIKNGNFYPMIYYLEPESSRIAEISETRLELGSQEEKSVKVTINAPKETSLFADKVKVNAYIPVLPKSLIDWLYKINSFAPIFAILFETSVFLGVLYFISGIGNEDILKIRNRRSMLLRQIKMEVFGR; this comes from the coding sequence ATGAAGAAACTCATTGAGTATCTTCTGATTCTCACGATTTCCGTGATTGTCTTGGGGTCTATCTTAGGTGCTCTTCTTGATAGGCCCATTTTCATGTCTTATATTTATTCAGATAGTATGACTCCTACCTTAAATAAGGGAGATTTGTTCTTTATTAATCCATTTTCAAAAAGTGCTGATGTTGGAGATGTAATAGTATTTAATCTGAGAGGAAGGTGGACCGTCCATAGAGTTGTGGGAATTGTTGAGAGAGGGTATATAACAAAAGGTGACAATAATGTTGCCACAGATCAGCAGGAAGGGAGGGCACCTCCAGTTTCACGGGGAAATGTCGCTGGAAAAGTTATTATGGTTGGAGGTTCTCCACTTAGAATCCCCCGGATTGGGGCTTATTTGCAGAAAGGGGTTTCAGCACAAACTAAAATAATATTGGCGGGACTTTTAATAGTTATTGGAGCACTCGCATTCACGGGAGAAGAGAAAACACATAGAAAAAAGAAAAAGAAGTTTATTAAGGTTAAATTTAAAACCCTCTACATTCTTGCTTCTGCACTGCTTCTGGTGATGCTTTCGGTCTCAATTTTTGTTTCGTGGCAGGTTTTTTCGATAGAATATGCTGTAACTTCCGCGGGGGGGCAAAGGGAAGGATGGTACTTGCCAGGTTCTACATTTGAAAGGGAGATAATAATCAAAAATGGGAACTTTTATCCTATGATTTACTATCTCGAACCAGAAAGCTCTAGAATAGCAGAAATATCAGAGACCCGCCTTGAACTGGGATCTCAGGAAGAGAAAAGTGTTAAAGTAACAATAAATGCACCAAAGGAAACGTCGTTGTTTGCAGACAAAGTAAAAGTAAATGCCTACATTCCAGTACTTCCAAAATCGCTAATCGACTGGCTTTATAAGATAAACTCCTTTGCTCCGATTTTTGCAATACTCTTTGAGACTTCAGTGTTCTTAGGTGTTCTTTACTTCATATCAGGAATTGGAAATGAAGATATTCTCAAAATCAGGAATAGAAGGTCGATGTTATTAAGGCAAATCAAAATGGAGGTGTTTGGAAGATGA
- a CDS encoding DUF1102 domain-containing protein: MRKIVKFTVLPVILIIMFFVWGVFVVKPIPVVLAVDNNGSPSIETPLPPYAYLSEGYLKIDISNQSPLYPGFGEGLSPDSVYVFDSVFEIYNNESETGFSEICITISSPTSVVGLFVSPYTGTWSQSIEFTVLANQSVQVGMRFNANGLPLGDYNQNITIQAFGGPCE; encoded by the coding sequence GTGAGAAAGATAGTCAAGTTTACTGTTCTACCAGTTATATTAATCATAATGTTTTTTGTTTGGGGAGTTTTTGTAGTGAAGCCAATTCCTGTTGTTCTTGCTGTTGATAACAACGGTTCACCTTCAATCGAGACTCCCCTCCCACCGTATGCTTATCTGAGTGAAGGGTATTTGAAAATCGATATCAGCAATCAGAGTCCTCTTTATCCTGGCTTCGGAGAAGGTCTTTCACCAGATAGTGTTTATGTTTTTGATAGTGTCTTTGAGATATATAACAATGAGAGTGAGACAGGGTTTAGTGAAATATGTATTACTATAAGCTCACCAACTTCAGTTGTTGGCTTATTTGTGAGTCCCTATACTGGGACCTGGAGTCAAAGCATAGAGTTCACGGTTCTTGCGAACCAAAGTGTTCAGGTGGGCATGCGTTTTAATGCCAATGGGTTGCCCTTGGGGGATTACAATCAGAATATTACAATACAGGCCTTTGGAGGTCCTTGTGAATGA
- a CDS encoding DUF1102 domain-containing protein, with the protein MKKILGIFMLIAGIVIAVSASSANFAYFEATRNVTVNVVPDDNELIDLKPLQPYAYINSNGEMVLQLSKTNINWPGHIANPNYNETWATMEYGMGISPDSIYVFEEVFEVSNHLWEGVDICVKLSYSGEGGILFFTGDYVEGAEKDKLTFTVPHGEAVKVGIVLDSSGLVDGDSIDGDITITADNGQCPK; encoded by the coding sequence ATGAAGAAGATACTAGGAATTTTCATGTTAATTGCAGGGATTGTCATAGCAGTTAGTGCTAGCAGTGCAAACTTTGCATATTTTGAGGCAACTAGAAACGTTACGGTCAATGTAGTTCCAGATGACAATGAGCTCATAGATTTGAAACCTCTGCAACCCTATGCTTATATTAACAGTAATGGTGAAATGGTCCTACAGCTATCAAAGACCAATATAAACTGGCCAGGACACATTGCAAATCCAAACTATAATGAGACTTGGGCGACCATGGAGTATGGAATGGGTATAAGTCCAGACAGCATTTATGTCTTCGAAGAGGTCTTTGAAGTTAGCAACCACCTTTGGGAAGGGGTTGACATCTGTGTAAAGCTCAGTTACTCAGGCGAGGGAGGAATATTATTCTTTACAGGAGATTATGTTGAAGGTGCAGAGAAAGATAAACTAACTTTTACTGTGCCCCATGGAGAAGCTGTTAAAGTGGGAATAGTACTTGACAGTAGTGGTTTAGTGGATGGAGACAGTATTGACGGAGACATTACCATAACTGCGGACAATGGCCAATGCCCAAAGTAA
- a CDS encoding DUF1102 domain-containing protein: protein MKKVLALGMLGLLVAFAMALGTSATFRDFEVSRSTHISVVADDNELIDLRPGQPYAYINDDGKLVIDISKDNPNWPGNPDSEYYDPNWTDEMGIGISVSSNYNFDHVFYVSNHLWENKNITVRIVSSSAKVAFFHPEGVIYGTYTGETPTESDEAITDICFVLEHGTELGISMEFEGGELGEHNSTITIYAWPEEDFDCPNQGGGG, encoded by the coding sequence TTGAAAAAAGTTTTAGCACTTGGAATGTTGGGCCTTTTAGTGGCCTTTGCAATGGCCCTTGGCACTAGTGCAACGTTCAGGGACTTCGAAGTTTCAAGAAGTACTCACATTAGCGTGGTAGCAGATGACAATGAACTCATTGACTTAAGACCCGGCCAACCATACGCATACATAAATGACGATGGTAAATTAGTGATAGATATATCAAAGGACAATCCAAACTGGCCAGGAAATCCAGATTCGGAGTATTACGATCCCAACTGGACAGATGAGATGGGAATTGGTATTAGCGTTAGTTCAAACTATAACTTTGACCATGTTTTCTACGTAAGTAATCATCTTTGGGAAAACAAAAACATTACAGTTAGGATAGTATCAAGTAGTGCCAAAGTAGCATTCTTCCATCCAGAGGGAGTGATATATGGTACCTATACTGGAGAGACTCCAACTGAATCAGACGAAGCAATAACAGACATATGCTTTGTATTAGAGCATGGAACTGAACTTGGAATTTCAATGGAATTCGAAGGAGGAGAGCTAGGGGAACATAATTCTACAATAACAATCTATGCATGGCCTGAAGAAGATTTTGATTGTCCTAACCAAGGAGGTGGGGGATGA
- a CDS encoding energy-coupling factor transporter transmembrane protein EcfT, whose amino-acid sequence MMYTLYLERDSFLHSMDPRVKIIGSFLGVVALILFNSPYLLLAIFLGLILILNLLGKIQYREIFRALKPLIPIVLIAMVIWPFILKPWYFGLLIGVGYGIRLLSVALLTLGLIMTTSQRDLVLGFIKMGMPYEIGLTLTIALRYIPTLYMLTQTIMDAQKSRALELEKGNFLQRAKNTVPVLIPLIVASIKTAHELSIALESRAFGASKRRTFLHSIKMEIKDYISLGLLISLFFVAIYARYYLRVGYIKLF is encoded by the coding sequence ATGATGTATACTCTTTATTTAGAACGAGACTCATTCCTCCATAGTATGGATCCTAGAGTTAAAATAATTGGATCTTTTCTTGGTGTAGTGGCCCTTATATTATTCAATTCTCCATACCTCCTTTTGGCGATATTTTTAGGACTCATTTTAATTCTCAATCTTTTGGGCAAGATACAGTACAGGGAGATCTTTAGAGCATTGAAACCTCTTATACCCATAGTATTAATTGCCATGGTGATATGGCCATTTATTCTAAAGCCTTGGTATTTTGGTCTTTTAATAGGAGTAGGTTATGGAATTAGATTGCTCTCAGTGGCCCTCCTTACGTTGGGCCTTATAATGACAACTTCGCAAAGGGACCTTGTACTTGGGTTTATCAAGATGGGAATGCCCTATGAGATTGGACTTACACTCACAATAGCCCTTCGTTACATCCCGACTCTTTACATGCTTACACAGACAATAATGGATGCTCAAAAGTCAAGAGCTTTGGAATTAGAAAAAGGAAACTTTCTTCAAAGAGCTAAAAATACTGTTCCTGTTTTGATTCCCTTAATAGTGGCATCAATAAAGACTGCTCATGAGCTCAGCATTGCTTTAGAAAGTAGAGCTTTTGGTGCCAGTAAAAGAAGGACCTTTCTTCATAGTATTAAAATGGAAATCAAAGATTACATATCTCTCGGACTACTTATTTCACTATTTTTTGTTGCCATTTATGCGAGGTATTATCTCAGGGTTGGATATATTAAGCTGTTCTAG
- a CDS encoding energy-coupling factor ABC transporter ATP-binding protein, with protein sequence MIEVRDLWHIYNGKKVAVKGVDLTIGNEIVALVGPNGSGKTTLAKHLNGLLKPTKGKVIVDGRDTRKHSVAELAKTVGYVFQNPEHMFFEESVLKEVAFGPKNLGLSEEEVERRTKWALKEVNLEGYEDRSPYALSGGEKQRLAIACVLAMRPKYLIFDEPTTGLDEENAESIKRIIRNLYSEGHGILLITHEMELVLELADRVVLLYGGEKIFDGDVREFFELELRKYDLDRPRLLDISQRVGIGFVRNIEDFVKSLEMRA encoded by the coding sequence ATGATAGAAGTAAGGGATCTCTGGCATATCTACAATGGGAAGAAAGTAGCGGTTAAAGGAGTAGACCTAACTATTGGAAATGAAATAGTTGCACTAGTAGGGCCTAACGGCTCAGGGAAGACCACTTTGGCGAAGCATCTAAACGGTCTTTTAAAGCCAACAAAAGGGAAAGTCATAGTTGATGGAAGGGATACAAGAAAACATAGTGTGGCAGAACTTGCTAAAACAGTGGGATATGTCTTTCAAAATCCCGAGCACATGTTTTTTGAGGAGAGCGTGCTCAAAGAGGTAGCATTTGGTCCAAAAAATCTTGGACTATCGGAGGAGGAAGTTGAGAGAAGGACTAAATGGGCCCTGAAAGAGGTTAACCTTGAAGGGTATGAAGACAGATCTCCATATGCACTCAGTGGAGGAGAAAAGCAAAGACTGGCTATTGCATGTGTCTTGGCTATGCGGCCAAAATATCTTATTTTTGATGAGCCTACTACAGGTCTTGATGAAGAAAATGCCGAAAGTATAAAGAGGATAATTAGAAATCTCTACTCTGAGGGACATGGAATTCTTTTAATAACACATGAAATGGAACTTGTTCTCGAGCTCGCTGATAGAGTAGTTCTTTTATATGGAGGAGAAAAAATCTTTGATGGGGATGTTAGAGAATTTTTTGAGCTTGAGCTGAGAAAATATGATTTAGATAGACCTAGATTACTAGATATTAGCCAAAGAGTGGGCATTGGATTTGTAAGGAATATTGAGGATTTTGTGAAGTCCTTGGAGATGAGAGCATGA
- a CDS encoding biotin--[acetyl-CoA-carboxylase] ligase, whose translation MRGGIRDSPVKRELLKQLRRKDVVSGDEIAQRVGISRVAVWKHIKELNMLGYEILSTPKGYVLVKEAHKPYPWELDFEVYYFKEVWSTMDIAKELAEEGKENVFIIAEKQKGGRGRLGRNWISQEGGLYFSLVVRPKIPLKDVDRLVFPISGAIIETLDRYGISAKIAPNGDIFVGNNKLAGILIEAEGEIDLVKYAIIGVGVNVNNPVPEEATSLKRELDKEINLLEFTKVLFLRINHHLLKAIF comes from the coding sequence ATGAGAGGGGGGATAAGAGATAGTCCAGTAAAGAGGGAACTATTGAAGCAACTCCGGAGAAAAGATGTAGTGTCCGGTGATGAAATTGCTCAGAGGGTGGGAATCTCTCGCGTGGCCGTTTGGAAACACATAAAAGAACTGAATATGTTAGGCTACGAAATTCTTTCTACTCCTAAAGGATATGTCTTGGTCAAGGAAGCTCATAAGCCTTACCCATGGGAACTGGATTTTGAGGTGTATTATTTTAAAGAAGTTTGGTCCACAATGGATATTGCAAAAGAACTTGCAGAAGAAGGAAAAGAAAACGTCTTTATAATAGCAGAAAAACAGAAAGGAGGAAGAGGAAGACTAGGTAGGAATTGGATTTCTCAGGAGGGAGGACTATACTTTTCTCTTGTTGTGAGGCCTAAAATACCACTGAAGGATGTAGATAGGCTTGTATTTCCTATTTCAGGTGCTATTATCGAGACATTGGATAGATACGGTATTTCTGCTAAGATAGCCCCTAATGGAGACATTTTTGTGGGAAATAACAAACTTGCAGGAATATTAATTGAAGCTGAGGGGGAAATTGATTTAGTTAAATATGCCATAATCGGAGTGGGGGTTAATGTAAACAATCCTGTTCCTGAGGAAGCAACTTCTCTAAAAAGAGAGCTTGATAAAGAGATTAATCTTTTAGAGTTCACAAAGGTATTATTCCTGAGGATTAATCACCATTTGTTAAAGGCAATCTTTTAA
- a CDS encoding biotin transporter BioY, whose product MRAKDIAYPSLFAALTAVGAQIAIPLGTVPITLQVLFVLLSGFILGPRLGFLSQLIYLLMGSLGLPVFANLSGGFAYIYGPTGGYLIAFPLAAFLVGFLSERQETFLNYTLAMLLGILVIYLLGWLRLGIFMGGDLRKAFIVGVAPFVIIDLIKGGIAIIVAKRVKQVVTI is encoded by the coding sequence ATGAGGGCGAAGGACATTGCATACCCATCGTTATTTGCTGCTTTAACTGCAGTTGGAGCTCAAATAGCAATTCCACTAGGAACTGTTCCAATAACACTTCAAGTTCTTTTTGTTTTATTAAGTGGTTTTATTTTGGGTCCCCGCCTAGGATTTTTGAGCCAGCTAATATACCTCCTCATGGGCAGCCTTGGTCTTCCAGTGTTCGCAAATCTAAGTGGTGGCTTTGCTTACATTTACGGTCCAACAGGAGGTTATTTGATAGCATTTCCCTTAGCAGCATTCCTAGTAGGCTTCCTAAGTGAAAGACAAGAGACCTTCTTGAACTATACTCTCGCAATGCTTTTGGGAATTTTAGTGATTTACCTTCTTGGATGGCTCAGATTAGGGATTTTTATGGGAGGAGACTTAAGAAAGGCGTTTATAGTGGGCGTAGCCCCCTTTGTGATAATAGATCTGATAAAGGGAGGAATTGCAATCATAGTTGCTAAGAGAGTTAAACAAGTCGTTACAATCTAG
- a CDS encoding molybdenum cofactor guanylyltransferase, translating into MRAYVLAFPEKRWENYLLSINEEPIVKMVERRLLTAKRIDEVITIVRKDQLKKFSLHVLRPEGVKAKNKLEALYKVLPFSGEIFLIEGNMPLVMPFLLNYLSTLFYESDIEALIPSWASRELEITHAFYDARALKKAIEVCLAENERRLDCIAKYLDYKRISIEELSKRNPKVTLSFFKIRNSFDLAFVEENLKRSF; encoded by the coding sequence ATGCGTGCCTATGTGTTAGCTTTTCCAGAGAAGAGATGGGAGAACTATTTACTTTCAATAAATGAGGAGCCAATAGTAAAAATGGTTGAGAGGAGGTTATTAACAGCAAAACGAATTGATGAAGTTATTACAATAGTTAGGAAAGATCAGTTAAAGAAATTCTCCCTTCATGTATTGAGGCCAGAGGGAGTAAAAGCGAAAAATAAACTTGAAGCTCTTTATAAGGTTTTGCCGTTCTCAGGAGAGATTTTTCTTATTGAGGGAAACATGCCTCTGGTGATGCCATTTTTACTGAATTACCTCTCCACTCTCTTTTATGAGTCGGATATTGAGGCTTTAATACCCTCATGGGCCAGTAGGGAGCTTGAAATAACTCACGCTTTTTATGATGCAAGGGCTCTAAAAAAGGCAATTGAGGTTTGTTTAGCTGAGAACGAGAGGCGCTTAGATTGTATTGCAAAATATCTTGATTATAAGAGAATTAGTATAGAAGAACTTAGCAAAAGGAATCCTAAAGTTACACTAAGCTTTTTTAAAATCAGAAACTCATTTGACTTAGCATTTGTGGAAGAAAATTTAAAGAGAAGTTTCTAG
- a CDS encoding Mov34/MPN/PAD-1 family protein, giving the protein MKIKIRRALLQYLFQLARDFYPNEFGGFLREKDGIFEEVLIIPKGYFGKESIYFDTWLLPHDKNIKGTVHSHPSPSSRPSQADKKFFSKFGGVHVIISYPFKEWSVKAYNSEGVEIEIEIID; this is encoded by the coding sequence ATGAAAATAAAGATTAGAAGAGCTCTTCTCCAATATCTTTTCCAGCTGGCAAGGGACTTTTATCCCAATGAATTTGGAGGATTTCTAAGAGAAAAAGATGGTATTTTTGAAGAAGTCTTGATAATCCCGAAAGGATATTTTGGAAAAGAATCAATCTACTTTGATACCTGGCTCCTTCCTCATGACAAAAATATAAAAGGAACTGTTCACTCTCACCCCAGCCCTTCTTCACGCCCATCACAAGCCGATAAGAAGTTTTTCTCTAAATTTGGTGGAGTTCATGTGATAATCTCATATCCTTTCAAAGAATGGAGTGTGAAAGCTTACAATAGTGAGGGTGTGGAAATAGAAATAGAGATTATTGATTAG
- a CDS encoding helix-turn-helix transcriptional regulator, translating to MKVRELLEGLNEKQKKTVQKCLASCEILDLEEEVETELSPKLMGFIKVLSNPIRAGIIKMLKNRWMCVCLIAKALNQDQTLISHHLRTLKSMNLLHERREGKLRFYKTNIEELTKYFSVLEKELF from the coding sequence ATGAAAGTGAGGGAACTTCTTGAAGGACTTAACGAGAAACAGAAAAAAACGGTTCAGAAGTGTTTGGCCTCATGTGAAATACTTGACCTAGAAGAAGAAGTAGAGACAGAGCTGTCCCCTAAACTTATGGGATTTATTAAGGTTCTATCAAACCCAATAAGAGCTGGGATAATAAAGATGCTCAAAAACAGATGGATGTGCGTCTGTTTAATAGCAAAGGCACTGAATCAAGACCAAACACTTATAAGCCACCATTTAAGAACTCTAAAAAGCATGAACCTTTTACATGAACGACGAGAAGGCAAACTAAGGTTCTACAAAACAAACATAGAAGAACTTACAAAATATTTCTCTGTATTAGAAAAAGAACTCTTTTAA
- a CDS encoding MazG nucleotide pyrophosphohydrolase domain-containing protein, producing the protein MMSIQKEVDELIKKFGGYWEPFAMLTALIEELGELSREMLKAEGIKDQKEPAQIVEEIGDVLFALLCIANYYNIDAEKALHKTISKYSSRDRERWKSPIT; encoded by the coding sequence ATGATGAGTATCCAAAAGGAAGTTGACGAGCTCATAAAAAAATTTGGAGGGTATTGGGAACCTTTTGCAATGCTAACTGCGCTTATTGAAGAACTAGGAGAACTATCTCGAGAGATGTTAAAAGCGGAAGGGATAAAAGATCAAAAAGAGCCAGCCCAAATTGTAGAAGAAATCGGAGACGTCTTATTTGCTCTTTTATGCATTGCAAACTACTATAATATTGACGCAGAAAAAGCTCTCCACAAAACAATTTCTAAGTATTCATCTCGGGATAGGGAAAGATGGAAATCTCCAATTACATAA